The window gggatacatatgatgcatgttactagtatcataaaaagttgaagcatgtaaattactttgaatcggcctatgcacgtaattagatgcatgattgaacaagctagggctggccgatagagtatactcattgaacgatctagtaacaccatatgaattatttgcatctacagtagggaatttggtattcatattacctttgtagattgcaaaccctagatgacgatctcttcgtaacaagaacgggctggagaccgttcaaagcttcgatccccagcggagtcgccaaaaagtgtgttcgcacacgaacacgtcaccgtgtacctccaacgccgagggtgatgcaccgcagctcacgtcgaaggagacccgccggaagcacggtacgcaagacaatccggcgggcgcttttatagacccgaaaccccacacgcccgggagggaccccgtcagggcgcgcggcggctatgggctgccctaggtcggcctgaccgcccctagggcctcgaggttcgccgccctgcaacaagaagaacgaacgaagaacgaaaaagaagaagaataagggagagagataaaggtaaaggtaaaaagtggtagatgatttgatcgattgcgTGTTGTTCAAtctgccgtcaccccttaggtatataagagggggctggacttcccgtgcaaggaaaaggcttagaTTCACGTCCAAaatcctagtcaaattcggattggttttgtccgaatttTCCAAAACTGTTCAGTCTAAAACTAGCTGCATACTGTGGGCCTTCtttgaggtggtaaacgacctcggatggaaactaGCCCAAAAGTAATcttgaccgttttgacgagacgaacaactttcatgttgaatttTTTTCATCAAAGGTCATCTCGAGGGTCAAATCCCTCGCGTAAAACAGCTAATTATTCACGCAGCACATCAAACATACCCTCGTATGTGTCTGGCTCCGGGCGTCATATTTTCCTCACTGAAGGGTCGCGctgtgcgggctctaacttttCCATACGACCTCAGATTTGGACGATCTTTGTATCAAAattgatcgtttcgacgagacgcacaactatcGTGTTTAAACTTTCTCAATTTAAAGCAAGCTTAATGGGGTTTCTAGCCATTCTTTAATCTTGTGTcgacatgagcatctctgaactttGTCATAATTTTTGCATCTGAGCTCCgctttagaccatcttcatattcatcttgatCTTCTCAAAGAGAGCCATCTCATGGAGACtttcaatagtaagtttgaattaatcttgacacaGCTACAAGCCACtcttgccacttttgagcgtcaacaccaaACTACAACGGTTGCAACTCGGAACGTAGTCGCTTCCAGCAAAAATCCATGCCGCTTCCTGCAGTTCTCCATGACGGTTCCAGCAAAACTCCATAGCCGTTGCAGCCAAAAACCTCGCCTCATAGCGATTTGAATTGTCGGTTCAAAAATTCTACCACCGCAGCTctagcaaactcgatgggtcggttGCAGTAAAACTCGAGTCTTCCGGTGACAGCAACTCATTTTGGGATCGCCGGTCGTAGCGGCACCGGTCATCGTCCCGGCCCCCAGCTTGCagcaaaaagaaaaggaagaaatgCAACGGGAGCAAGGGAGGTGGTGATAGCAAGGGGCGAATCCCAACCTTGTGCAGCTGACTGCCGGTGGAGTGCACGAGATCGGAGATGGATTCCCAGCTTCGTCGATTTGTTCTCGGGAGGGTTGCCTTTGTCGCCATGAGCGGGATTTGCGAAGGGGACAAGGAAGATGCGAATCTCagatgggggagcgagcgctgctggGCCGTCAGGTCACTCCCGATCCAGCCGAacgcttggccggcgcgccgggtcGAAATGTTTTCCTTTTCCTTCTCTCTATTCTCTACTTGTCTCTTGGCACAAAAGCACACCGTGAATACAACTTAAATAGCCCCATGGCCACACACACGCACTAGCCCACTAAGTCATGTATGCATAACTCAATGAAGTGCTCCACTAGCTAAGGGCATGTATAATGGTGCTATCTTAGAAGtgtcacgtaggataaatgatgagctggaggagagagaactcataagaaaagtcttgtcttctcttatttaagagaagataagagatgatctcttagcacaatatgtctcatcaTATTTTTAAGAATTGCCTGTTATTGAAGATAAGACTAAGATATGACCCATTGTAGACTctttttttttgtcatctctagattacatgcaagacttaagataagactatcttatcaatcattgtacatgcccacgaaggataaatgatgaggtgaagCAGAGAGAACTCATAAAAAAAGGGTTGTCTTCTATTatctaagagaagacaagagatgatctcttagcacaatatgtctcaccatatttttagAAATGACTAGTTattaaagataaggctaagagatgacccattgtggatttttttttgtcatctttaaattacatttaaaacttaaaataaaactatcttatcaaccattgtacatgtccTAACTAACTCCCCACATTTACATGCACGCCCATGTCCATCGCGTGTTCAGCATCTCCGTAACGGCCGGCCACATGACCTGGACCCCGTGTAACACACACGTACACAATTAAGTACTACTACCTTCGTCCTGCTTTATAAGTCATGTTTGTATTTTTGTGTCTAgagatttaattaataaaatacaAATGCATGTCATCAAAGATTATATTTTTGGATTCGTATTCGAACATTGTTTCCAATTATattatttttataacatgcattaatattttattaattaaatttaaggtcaaaatatgAAACAGAATATAAAGAGGACTAATAAACCAAGACGGAGATAGTAGCAAACTCATGCATGCACTTAACTCACCAAAATCTTTTGGCTCCAACTTATCCATCCAGCCCATCCGTTCTTGCTTCAGCCGTCCACGGGCTTGCCGCATCACACACCTTGCCGCCTCGCGTAGCACCATAGCTTCACGCCATCGTTGGCATCTCGCCATACTCTCCGTATCGCACACAGCTTAGCATCTCGTCTTTTCTGCACGCCTCCGCCGAAGCTTCGCCGGAATAGCTACTCACTAGAACATCTAAGTTACATGCGTAACGAAAACAAACTACAATACAGATAAAAAATATCAGGATTAGTGCTAACAAACCCTTTCCATTAATTGCTCAATGGGGAGAACATTGTTTTCTAACATCAGCGAACAAAAAGAGCAAAACAAATGAAACGAAAAAGGGGAGGCGAGTTGGGGCAATAGAAGGAATTAAGCGAGTGCTCGCTGTCGAAACACCCGCCATGGGACGAAAACCTTCTAACACCATAATTCAAGAGTTCCTAAACAGAATAACGTAGACCCATGCAGTGGTTACACAAGATGAGACCGAAAAACAGAATAATCAACTACTTGTCCAGGCATCATGACCACCACTGCATCACCTTCTCAATAACTCCTTGCTCCCTGCAAACTTAGATTCCATATTAATTGGAGAATTTAATTAGAGATCGGTGTCCATGTGTTCCCGTAGGATTGCCGTCACCGGCCACTGACGCTGCTCATGACCAACGTTCCAGAAATCAGAGTATTAGTCGGTGGCCCATAGGTCGCCACCGGCATCCTAGCCGGGAGGGTCGGCAACGGCGCATCGAACCGCAGCATGTTCATCGCTTGTCTAATGGATGGCCGCATGCCACGGTCAGGATGCCCACACCAGAGCCCCACGACCATCACACGCTCAATCTCCCCGCTATTAAACTCCCTCCTAAGCCGTTCGTCGGCAGCATCAAGGATTGATCCTCTACCATACAAGTCCCACACCCATTGAACCAGGTGGACGACATCGCCGTCCTCCTGGACCTTAGCTGGCCGCTGCCCTGAGGCGACCTCGAGGAGGACAACCCCAAAGCTATACACGTCTGATTCGACACTCGTCCTGCCCGCCAGCACACTCTCCGGGTCTATGTACCCCATCGTGCCGGCTATTCCGGTCGTGTGCGATCTTCGACCGTCGTTGATGAGCCCCGCGAGCCCGAAATCACCTAGCTTGGCGGTGAAGGATGTGTCTAGCATGATGTTACTTGGCTTGATGTTCCTGTGCACCACCCGCTGCTCGATGTCTTGATGCAAGTACAGAAGTGCGGAACCTACTCCGAGCACTATCTCATACctggaaaatgtcaaaagtatcacGGAAGTGAGCAATGGCATACAGTAATTGTTGAAAGATTTGTTCAAATGGTTAATTGACTAGGCAACATACCTAATTGCCCATGTCAGCACGAAGTCGGACCCGTACAAATGAGTGTCGAGGCTGCCATTGTGCATCAAGTCATAGACCAGGAGGAGCTGGTCACCGCCATGGCACCAACCAATGAGCTGCACAAGGTTCCGGTGCTTGAGCCGACTAATGATCCGTACCTCGGTGACAAACTCCTTCCAGCCCTGTCGAGAGGTCTCAGACACCCTCTTGATAGCCACTTCGTGGTTCATGTCGCTCACAAACCCTCGGTACACAGACCCAAAGCCTCCTCTCCCAAGCGCTCTGTCATCTGAGAAATTATCGGTCGCAATAGCGAGTTCATTGTAAGAAAATCGCCGGGGCCCAGCAACTCCTTGGTCAAGCTCATCGTCGACAAGCTCACCGCGAAAGAGTGTTGTGACCGCTTTCAGTGGTCGTTTTGTTTTCTTGATGGTGTTGCGCCTTCGGCTGCGGCGGAAGAGGATACAAATCGCTATGGTGAGAGATGGTAGGAATATGATGCAACCAACAGACGTGAGCACCACTACTAATAGTTGGTGCTTCGAGTTCGAGGGAGACGCATCTTCTGCATGGAAAATATGGAGCAGATGATATGAAAGACATACATGCGAAAACGTTATAGAGTTTCTTATGAGCTGTATCAGAAACCATATCAATTTAGTTATTTACAGTGCACAAAAAGATCTGATAAATATTCTACGCACTGTCGTACTAACGTGTTGTTGACTTTCAAATTTTCAACTTTATATGTAGTGCTCCTTTTTTTTTCTGAATTCCGATAAAGATATGTTGTGCTCTTCGGGAAAAACAAATAGAGAAATTTCTATGCACAAATCTCAATGCAAGGAAATGGACTACTAGATTAGAGACATGCATGGGAGCTCGATCACAACTTTCTCTATATATGCATATGGTAAATTAATATAAGACTAGCCAGCAGAAAATAAATTTGTGGACAGAAAAGGAGAATAGTGTGGAAGGACCTTTGGAAGGAGTTGATTGATTTTCAACTATCACGGTAACAAAAACCCAATCCCATCGTATTCCTGACTCCCGTCCGTCGTTTGCTCCGCAAGACCGCAACCCGCAACACTTGGGTCCTCCCCTCCACGACAACATGTGACCTAGAAATGCTtctgttagagcatctacagccggacgtcTTAAACTATATTTTTTTTTACGAAATCACCTCAAACCATCTCTCATACGCTCGTGGACACATCCAGTCAGTGACCGGACAGGAGAGAAGAAAAAACGTGACCCAACCGGACACCACATATCATCCCTATACACCCGGGCTGTCCGTGAACCCTCATATTCATCTCAAATATGAGGAGGATATGAGAGCTCGCGGACGCGGCCGGGCACACCCGGGCAGTCTGTCACGTAGGACGCGACCCCACTCCAAAccaccttttctctttctttattcatTCTTTTATTGCTCTCGCTTCATCTCCACCAGTCACGTGCAAGTGACCGGACATATGAGGAGGAAAATGAGGAGTGTGGCTGTGCGGACGGATAAATAGGGAGTCAAAACGGACATATCCGATCACTGACTGGGCGCGTCCGTGGACATTTAAGGGGTCATATTTGCCATGTCCGGCTGTAGATACTCTTACCATCTCCAGAGGTAATCCAAACGGTGTGTCATCCTACTTTCTTTTTACTACTTTGACATTTTGTAGTATCCTCTGCCGCCGCCTCCAAACCTCTCTTCGCCCTTTCCTTCTCACCATCACCAGTTGGTGTCGCTAGGGCAAGGCCTCGTGCGGCGGACAGAGGCGGCAGGACCTCTCACGCCCTCCCGCACCTTGGATTGGCTCCTCTCATCGGATTCTTGACCTCCCCAAGCTCTATGCCAACCGCCACCATTGAAGCTCATCCTCCTCCAGCCGCTGAGGGGTGGCCGCCTAGTGTGATTCTCCCTGGCTCCTGGTCGCGGTCCGACGGCCAACGTTAGTAACGCCATCTCCAAGTCAGGCGCATCAGTGCCTAGATCTGGGTATGTCGTCGCCTCTGGGTCATGGGAGTCGTAGCCAGAGAGGCCACAATGTCCCGTGCCCTCGACGAGTTTAGTGGGTTGTGGGTACCAATGCTATATCTCGTGTTCCCGAGCATCATCGACATGGTTGCATCTCCCGATCCGGATATGCATGGCTACAAGGTCGGGGTTCTCGAGGATGGGGAAGGAGATGCCTTCTTATCCCCTTCACTGGCGGGTGGTGGTCTTGTCGTCGGGCAGTGGAGTTGGTGTGCAAGAtcttggatgctgggg is drawn from Triticum dicoccoides isolate Atlit2015 ecotype Zavitan chromosome 4A, WEW_v2.0, whole genome shotgun sequence and contains these coding sequences:
- the LOC119283780 gene encoding L-type lectin-domain containing receptor kinase IX.1-like, producing the protein MHHLFLLFLLLISLLPHETSYSAAAASDGGDLCSRGCGRTTFPYPFGFSSDCPIPMFCDARTSTPILSYEAGDSGTFYHVLAFNSTSSTVIVMLPTSCSRSVADARRALSGGNYGVLSSTTMFLRGGCRGINASAAAGCSLPAAVMSKLLHTAQCAVNNNGTSNTTVACVSSATEDTTAAATELFLQWDKVEKQECDTVLTSSVFIDTAEGTVSLEYGLAELGWWVNGTCADQDTEPGVRCAGNATCSDVITPSGAVGHRCVCVEGMNGDGFLAGDGCYVGTREDASPSNSKHQLLVVVLTSVGCIIFLPSLTIAICILFRRSRRRNTIKKTKRPLKAVTTLFRGELVDDELDQGVAGPRRFSYNELAIATDNFSDDRALGRGGFGSVYRGFVSDMNHEVAIKRVSETSRQGWKEFVTEVRIISRLKHRNLVQLIGWCHGGDQLLLVYDLMHNGSLDTHLYGSDFVLTWAIRYEIVLGVGSALLYLHQDIEQRVVHRNIKPSNIMLDTSFTAKLGDFGLAGLINDGRRSHTTGIAGTMGYIDPESVLAGRTSVESDVYSFGVVLLEVASGQRPAKVQEDGDVVHLVQWVWDLYGRGSILDAADERLRREFNSGEIERVMVVGLWCGHPDRGMRPSIRQAMNMLRFDAPLPTLPARMPVATYGPPTNTLISGTLVMSSVSGR